A genomic segment from Wolbachia endosymbiont of Ctenocephalides felis wCfeF encodes:
- a CDS encoding Phosphoribosylamine--glycine ligase codes for MKVLVIGSGGREHALLWALKKSPILTGLYITPGRRAMENLGVLVDINIQNSIDITQFCKRESIELVVIGPEQPIIDGLADNLVAEGINVFAPSRAAAKLEASKSFTKGLCKQYGIPTAKYECFVDEELAKNFVCSNKIKFPLVVKANGIAAGKGVIICNTENEAFSAIDSMLVEKKFGESGEEIVIEEFLVGEEVSFFALVDGLKVATLGCAKDYKRANENNEGQNTGGMGAYSSPSIISKDMEQKIIQRIIYPTIQALTNMGTPYKGVLFAGLMICKDSPKLLEYNVRFGDPEIQSILPRFDESCDLLKLMLSAAEGKLSAKTVELTNKSTVCVVVASKGYPGDYKTGEIIRGLDKIESIPGILVFHAGTQLDESGNLVSDGGRVLNIVGEGSSVEEAKSKVYSALNFLEWPGGFFRYDIGS; via the coding sequence ATGAAGGTTCTGGTTATCGGTTCTGGTGGGCGTGAGCATGCTTTACTTTGGGCTCTAAAAAAATCTCCTATCTTAACTGGGTTATATATCACTCCTGGCCGCCGAGCTATGGAAAATCTTGGGGTTCTTGTGGATATAAATATCCAAAACTCAATTGATATTACACAATTTTGCAAGAGAGAAAGTATAGAATTAGTTGTTATTGGTCCAGAGCAACCAATAATCGACGGGCTTGCTGACAACTTAGTTGCAGAGGGAATAAATGTTTTTGCTCCAAGTCGAGCAGCCGCGAAGCTTGAGGCATCAAAGTCTTTCACCAAGGGATTATGTAAACAATATGGTATACCAACTGCCAAGTATGAATGTTTTGTTGATGAGGAATTAGCTAAAAACTTTGTATGCAGCAATAAAATAAAATTTCCACTTGTAGTGAAAGCAAATGGAATTGCAGCAGGAAAGGGCGTAATAATATGCAACACAGAAAACGAAGCTTTTTCGGCGATAGATTCAATGTTGGTAGAGAAAAAATTTGGTGAATCAGGTGAAGAGATAGTCATAGAAGAATTTTTAGTTGGAGAGGAAGTAAGCTTTTTTGCTCTTGTTGACGGGTTGAAAGTGGCAACCCTTGGATGTGCAAAGGATTATAAAAGAGCTAATGAAAACAATGAAGGTCAAAATACTGGAGGTATGGGGGCATACTCATCGCCTTCAATTATAAGTAAGGATATGGAGCAAAAAATTATCCAAAGAATAATATATCCAACAATTCAAGCACTGACTAATATGGGGACACCCTATAAAGGAGTGCTCTTTGCTGGTTTGATGATTTGCAAGGATAGCCCTAAACTTCTTGAGTATAATGTTAGATTCGGTGATCCGGAGATACAATCTATTTTGCCTAGATTTGATGAAAGTTGTGACTTATTAAAATTAATGTTATCAGCTGCAGAAGGAAAGTTGAGTGCCAAAACGGTGGAGCTTACTAACAAATCTACAGTTTGTGTAGTCGTTGCAAGTAAGGGTTATCCAGGTGATTATAAAACGGGAGAAATAATTAGAGGATTGGATAAAATTGAGAGTATTCCCGGTATACTGGTGTTTCATGCTGGTACTCAATTGGATGAAAGCGGTAACTTAGTTTCCGATGGCGGGAGAGTGCTCAATATAGTAGGGGAAGGAAGCAGTGTGGAAGAAGCTAAAAGTAAAGTGTACTCGGCACTGAACTTTTTAGAATGGCCAGGAGGTTTCTTCAGGTACGATATAGGTAGCTAA